A genome region from Drosophila simulans strain w501 chromosome 2R, Prin_Dsim_3.1, whole genome shotgun sequence includes the following:
- the LOC6736040 gene encoding long-chain fatty acid transport protein 4 codes for MSENEKRPDLEDQDLDQNQEQAGGGKMEILLELNLKQKLATRLGTILLATVIFGGFCWDNALASLTLGAVVALLLRNPTFVYALVMTTSRDLKAFQRFVALNIYLLRKDRGGFTVARCFQEQARRRPKKTCFLMDDRRLSFAEALEFSQKIAGYFNDRGLEKGDCVALLMETRLEYPCIWLGLSQLGVITALINSNLRGESLRHSIKVANAKALIVGSELLDVLRSLREKEHLDEVPIYQYTDDEVRGVAGHDLLPGAVDLVTALKTQKKLQLPSAACPEEARSKLLYVYTSGTTGLPKAAVITNLRFLFMSAGSYYMLRMSSDDVVYDPLPLYHTAGGIVGVGNAILNGSTVVLRKKFSARNFWLDCNRYNCTVAQYIGELCRYLLATTYTPDQQKHNLRLMYGNGLRPQIWSQFVRRFGIPHIGEIYGATEGNSNLINITNRVGAIGFVPVYGSSFYPVQVLRCDEYTGELLKDSKGHCISCQPGQAGLLVGKVDARRAVSAFHGYADKGASEQKLLRNVFTSGDVFFNSGDMVVRDILGYFYFKDRTGDTFRWRGENVATQEVEAIITNCVGLEDCVVYGVQIPHVEGKAGMAAIVDPERKVDMEYLSVVLRGSLPPYARPLFIRLLDEIPRTATFKLKKRELAKEAYDIGQLSDPIYYLNQDGIYRPLSQEQHELLRSGKAGL; via the exons TGAGCGAGAACGAGAAGCGCCCCGATCTGGAGGATCAGGATCTGGATCAGAATCAGGAGCAGGCTGGCGGCGGGAAAATGGAGATCCTGCTGGAGCTGAACCTAAAGCAGAAGCTGGCCACCCGACTGGGAACCATCCTGCTGGCCACAGTGATCTTCGGCGGCTTTTGCTGGGACAACGCGTTGGCCAGTCTAACACTGGGAGCAGTGGTGGCCCTCCTGCTAAGAAATCCCACCTTCGTCTATGCCTTGGTGATGACCACGTCCAGGGACCTGAA GGCTTTCCAGCGATTCGTGGCCCTCAACATCTACCTACTGAGGAAGGACCGCGGCGGATTCACTGTGGCCCGCTGTTTCCAGGAGCAGGCCAGACGCCGCCCCAAGAAGACATGTTTCTTGATGGATGATCGCCGTTTAAGCTTTGCAGAGGCTCTGGAGTTTAGCCAAAAGATAGCCGGATACTTTAACGATCGCGGCCTGGAGAAGGGCGACTGTGTGGCGCTGCTGATGGAAACGCGTCTGGAGTATCCCTGCATTTGGTTGGGTCTCTCCCAGCTCGGGGTAATCACAGCCCTTATTAACTCCAATCTGCGCGGGGAGTCTCTGAGGCACTCCATCAAAGTGGCCAATGCCAAGGCCCTAATTGTGGGCAGTGAACTCCTGGATGTGCTGAGATCACTGAGGGAGAAGGAGCATCTGGACGAGGTGCCCATCTATCAGTACACAGATGACGAGGTTCGTGGGGTGGCTGGACATGATCTTTTGCCAGGAGCTGTGGACTTGGTTACTGCTCTAAAGACCCAAAAGAAACTGCAGCTACCGAGTGCTGCCTGTCCTGAAGAAGCTCGTTCCAAATTGCTCTACGTTTACACCTCTGGAACCACGGGCTTGCCCAAAGCAGCTGTGATCACCAACCTGCGGTTCCTCTTCATGTCCGCAGGATCCTACTACATGCTCAGGATGTCCAGCGACGATGTGGTGTACGATCCCCTTCCCCTCTACCACACCGCTGGCGGAATCGTGGGAGTGGGCAATGCCATCCTCAATGGATCCACGGTGGTGCTGCGCAAGAAGTTCTCGGCCAGGAACTTCTGGCTGGACTGCAATCGCTACAACTGCACTGTGGCCCAGTATATCGGGGAGCTGTGTCGCTACCTCCTGGCCACCACCTACACCCCCGATCAGCAGAAGCACAACCTGCGTCTGATGTACGGAAATGGACTGAGGCCGCAGATCTGGTCACAGTTCGTCCGTCGCTTCGGGATTCCGCACATAGGAGAGATCTACGGCGCCACCGAGGGAAACTCCAACCTGATCAACATCACCAACCGAGTGGGGGCCATCGGATTTGTTCCCGTCTACGGATCGAGCTTCTACCCTGTCCAAGTCCTGCGGTGCGACGAGTACACGGGTGAGCTGCTCAAGGACTCCAAGGGTCACTGCATCAGTTGTCAGCCTGGGCAAGCGGGTCTCCTGGTGGGCAAGGTGGACGCCCGGCGGGCCGTGAGTGCCTTCCATGGATACGCCGATAAGGGAGCCTCGGAGCAGAAGCTCCTACGAAATGTCTTCACCTCCGGAGACGTCTTCTTCAACTCGGGCGACATGGTGGTGCGCGACATACTCGGTTACTTTTACTTCAAGGATCGCACGGGAGACACCTTCCGCTGGCGGGGTGAAAACGTGGCCACCCAGGAGGTGGAGGCCATCATCACGAACTGCGTTGGCCTGGAGGACTGCGTGGTCTACGGTGTGCAG ATCCCCCATGTGGAGGGCAAGGCGGGAATGGCGGCGATTGTGGATCCGGAACGCAAGGTGGACATGGAATACCTGTCCGTAGTGCTTAGGGGCAGTCTGCCCCCCTACGCCCGCCCCCTGTTCATCCGACTGCTGGACGAGATTCCGCGCACGGCCACCTTCAAGCTGAAGAAACGGGAGTTGGCCAAAGAGGCGTATGACATCGGCCAGCTCTCAGATCCCATATACTACCTGAACCAGGACGGGATCTACAGGCCCCTCAGCCAGGAGCAGCACGAGTTGCTGCGATCGGGAAAGGCGGGACTCTAA